A DNA window from Paenibacillus andongensis contains the following coding sequences:
- a CDS encoding alpha/beta hydrolase family protein, with product MRIFEILFIVSNVMLWIVDRWGRRKVVGVANCLAIGIALLHFIFEGYRWQMVPLYVFTAGYMLYLFVKARRHKERRKQPHFIWNFLLPFLLAVAVILPILLPVFKIDSPSGPYSVGTVTYHWTDASREEILTDTPNDRRELLVQLWYPAQIDQASFKALYIPEYRQFGQALQQEYKIPAFILHYFRHVKTDSYVNAPLSAEQAQYPLIVFSHGLPGTRFTSTSQMEELASNGYLVAAIQHPYYAMTTVFPDQRIAPKTKKLPAVIDIDGWDRMIEVWVKDAQFVLDQFGKLNKQDPQGLLTGKINMDKIGMLGHSFGGAATIQTLYADQRLKAGINMDGTPFGKTIVNGLQQPFMQMKTEVVESNKDAEPTEQQLAKIGVTKQAYDKYKTEIPIRNSVLFGKGGGYAVTIRGIKHMSFTDYYLWSPGLRLMDGLKLPPKQAWHMINSYVLAFFDKYLNQKPSTLLDEPMSPFKEVIVEKK from the coding sequence ATGCGAATATTCGAGATCTTGTTTATTGTAAGCAATGTAATGCTATGGATCGTTGATAGATGGGGTAGAAGAAAAGTGGTTGGCGTGGCAAACTGCTTGGCTATAGGTATAGCCTTACTTCATTTCATTTTTGAGGGCTACAGGTGGCAGATGGTTCCGCTATACGTCTTTACGGCGGGCTATATGCTGTATTTGTTTGTAAAAGCAAGGCGTCATAAAGAGCGAAGAAAGCAGCCTCATTTCATTTGGAACTTCCTGCTGCCGTTCTTATTGGCTGTTGCTGTGATACTGCCTATCCTGCTTCCCGTATTTAAAATCGACTCTCCATCCGGTCCTTATTCGGTAGGAACAGTCACCTATCATTGGACCGATGCGTCAAGAGAGGAAATATTAACGGATACTCCTAATGATCGGCGAGAGCTTCTTGTTCAATTATGGTACCCTGCTCAAATCGATCAAGCCTCATTTAAGGCACTTTACATACCTGAGTATCGTCAGTTTGGGCAAGCGCTGCAGCAGGAATACAAGATTCCTGCATTCATATTACACTATTTTCGCCATGTAAAAACAGATTCTTATGTAAACGCTCCGCTCTCGGCAGAACAAGCCCAATATCCGCTCATTGTATTCTCGCACGGACTGCCAGGCACGCGGTTTACGAGCACGTCTCAAATGGAGGAACTGGCAAGCAACGGCTATCTGGTTGCCGCCATACAGCATCCCTACTATGCGATGACGACGGTATTTCCTGATCAGCGTATTGCTCCCAAGACGAAAAAGCTTCCTGCCGTCATCGACATTGACGGATGGGATCGAATGATCGAAGTCTGGGTGAAGGATGCTCAGTTTGTACTGGACCAGTTCGGAAAGCTGAATAAGCAAGACCCGCAGGGGTTGCTAACCGGAAAAATAAACATGGATAAAATCGGCATGCTGGGCCATTCCTTCGGAGGGGCGGCAACGATCCAAACGCTCTATGCGGATCAACGGCTAAAAGCCGGTATCAACATGGATGGAACTCCGTTCGGTAAAACCATTGTAAACGGCCTGCAACAACCCTTCATGCAGATGAAGACGGAGGTTGTAGAGTCGAACAAGGATGCGGAACCGACCGAACAGCAATTGGCAAAAATCGGAGTTACTAAACAAGCCTACGACAAATATAAAACAGAGATACCGATTCGGAATAGCGTCTTGTTCGGAAAAGGTGGCGGTTATGCGGTAACCATCCGTGGAATCAAGCATATGAGCTTTACAGACTATTATTTATGGTCCCCCGGGCTTCGCCTCATGGATGGCTTGAAATTGCCACCCAAACAGGCATGGCATATGATTAATAGCTATGTGCTCGCATTTTTCGATAAATACTTGAATCAAAAGCCATCTACTCTTTTGGATGAACCGATGTCGCCCTTTAAGGAAGTAATCGTTGAGAAAAAATGA
- a CDS encoding ABC transporter permease, which produces MSIWKNLLISLDSLRVNKLRSLLTMIGIIVGVASVVLVVSIGQIGKGSVVSELAKYSPGVFFVTPSSSATKADKIQITMADLKQVSRLEGIQAASGSLGMTMTSKSGDSTLTFNVTGTFADIVKFMNLKTEAGRFFTVSEQKSRQKVIVVESDYAISQFGSAEQAVNRKITLDGNKYEIVGVYKSDKSILSGLDGKNYAAYLPYDSLPLLKEGTNNELDSLMVIANTTDSMQKDKTGTAITSHLAKAHNTESSYYEVQKVEDFQRNLDVVFNVMQILIGSIAGISLLVGGVGVMNIMLVSVTERTREIGTRKAIGATPGLILQQFMMEAIILCFLGGVVGISIGVLGSFAFSLITKWQFILSGWTIVIAFGFSTAVGLFFGWYPAKKAANMQPIESLRYE; this is translated from the coding sequence GTGAGTATATGGAAAAATCTATTGATTTCCTTGGACAGCTTGCGAGTGAACAAACTCCGTTCTTTGCTAACGATGATCGGCATTATCGTCGGTGTTGCATCCGTCGTCTTGGTTGTATCCATCGGCCAAATCGGTAAAGGCTCCGTCGTTTCGGAGCTCGCTAAATATTCCCCAGGCGTTTTCTTCGTAACGCCGTCCTCAAGCGCGACGAAAGCTGATAAAATCCAAATAACGATGGCGGATTTAAAACAAGTTAGCAGGCTAGAAGGGATTCAAGCGGCTTCGGGCTCTTTAGGCATGACCATGACTTCCAAATCAGGGGACTCTACGCTTACTTTTAACGTGACAGGCACGTTTGCAGACATCGTCAAGTTTATGAACTTGAAAACGGAAGCGGGCCGGTTTTTTACCGTAAGCGAACAAAAGTCGCGCCAAAAGGTGATTGTCGTTGAATCGGACTACGCAATCAGTCAGTTTGGCTCTGCCGAACAGGCTGTAAACCGAAAGATCACGCTGGATGGGAACAAATACGAGATCGTTGGTGTATACAAGTCCGATAAATCGATATTATCCGGGCTGGATGGTAAAAATTATGCCGCTTATTTGCCTTATGATTCCTTGCCTCTGCTCAAAGAGGGCACGAACAATGAACTGGATTCACTGATGGTGATTGCAAACACTACGGATTCTATGCAAAAGGATAAGACGGGAACAGCGATAACAAGTCATTTAGCCAAAGCGCATAACACAGAGAGTAGTTATTATGAAGTTCAGAAAGTAGAGGATTTCCAGCGAAACCTCGATGTCGTATTTAATGTTATGCAGATTCTGATAGGCTCCATTGCCGGCATTTCCTTGTTAGTCGGCGGTGTCGGAGTTATGAATATTATGCTTGTGTCTGTTACGGAGCGCACGAGGGAAATTGGTACCCGCAAAGCAATCGGAGCTACGCCAGGGTTGATCTTACAGCAGTTTATGATGGAGGCCATCATTCTTTGCTTTCTTGGCGGGGTGGTTGGCATTTCAATCGGCGTACTAGGTTCGTTTGCCTTCTCACTGATCACTAAGTGGCAATTCATTTTGTCAGGCTGGACGATCGTGATCGCTTTTGGATTTTCTACGGCGGTAGGACTGTTTTTTGGTTGGTATCCCGCTAAAAAGGCGGCCAACATGCAGCCTATTGAATCACTAAGATACGAATAA
- a CDS encoding 4'-phosphopantetheinyl transferase family protein, translating into MHLLKLQVFAVHLSEELDRQKFDRMFRQLSLEKQSKVRRMLKYDDAVRSSVGELLVKYAIGTMTKLPRHRIRFVMNAYGKPHLDGTDSVSFNISHSGDWVVCAIDSDPVGIDVEKIHSIDMQIARQFFSTAEYEQLMNLPSSHRLAYFFDIWTLKESLIKADGRGLSISLNSFSINKQGSDIQLITSDEITKYHFMQYEIDPAYKLSLCAKSSHFPDKVIHVDVDTLET; encoded by the coding sequence TTGCATCTGCTCAAGCTGCAGGTTTTTGCTGTGCATCTATCGGAAGAACTGGATAGACAGAAGTTTGATCGGATGTTTCGTCAATTATCGCTGGAGAAACAAAGCAAGGTCCGGCGGATGTTGAAATATGATGACGCTGTTCGCTCTTCGGTGGGGGAGTTGTTGGTCAAATATGCGATTGGCACAATGACGAAGCTGCCTCGGCATAGGATTCGTTTCGTCATGAATGCCTATGGCAAACCCCACCTTGACGGTACGGATTCCGTCTCCTTTAATATTTCACATTCTGGAGACTGGGTCGTCTGCGCCATTGATTCAGACCCTGTAGGAATCGATGTTGAGAAGATTCATTCGATCGATATGCAAATCGCCCGTCAATTTTTTTCCACAGCGGAGTACGAGCAATTGATGAATTTGCCAAGCTCACATCGTTTGGCCTATTTTTTTGACATTTGGACGTTAAAAGAAAGCTTGATCAAAGCAGACGGGAGAGGGCTTAGTATCTCTTTGAATTCGTTCAGCATCAACAAGCAAGGTTCTGATATTCAACTGATCACCAGTGACGAAATAACGAAATATCATTTTATGCAATATGAAATTGATCCTGCCTATAAACTATCTCTATGTGCGAAGTCCAGCCATTTTCCTGATAAAGTCATTCACGTTGACGTTGATACGCTCGAGACATAA
- a CDS encoding thioesterase II family protein, with amino-acid sequence MTSKLHSWFLNANVNSRANLRLFCFPYAGGGASVFREWSRFFPKDVEVCPVQLPGRESRGLESPMTSLSQIVQAIVLEMGPLLQTPFVFFGHSMGALIAYETARQISRKYGKQPVHLFVSGRSGPGLPYTKKKLHQLPDDEFKMALKRMNGTPEAVLQHDELMQLLMPRLRADFEVCETYSYIDDQPLRCPISAFGGNADYDVSVASLAAWNEQTSSEFFLHMFDGDHFFLHNQQENIMQTVYDSFHKVPAKPTPKQVVHTGNVIWL; translated from the coding sequence ATGACATCCAAACTTCATTCATGGTTCTTAAATGCAAATGTGAATTCCCGTGCCAACCTTCGATTGTTTTGCTTTCCGTACGCTGGAGGAGGGGCTTCGGTATTTCGTGAATGGTCCCGCTTTTTCCCAAAGGATGTTGAGGTGTGCCCCGTTCAATTACCCGGCAGAGAGAGCAGGGGACTTGAATCCCCTATGACCTCATTGTCACAAATTGTCCAAGCGATTGTTTTGGAAATGGGGCCGCTGCTTCAAACGCCCTTTGTATTTTTCGGTCATAGCATGGGCGCATTGATTGCTTATGAAACAGCTCGCCAAATTAGTAGAAAATATGGGAAACAGCCTGTTCATTTATTTGTTTCAGGACGTTCTGGCCCTGGGCTTCCTTATACGAAGAAAAAACTTCACCAACTTCCAGATGATGAGTTCAAAATGGCGTTGAAACGAATGAATGGCACGCCGGAGGCGGTACTCCAGCATGACGAGTTGATGCAGCTGCTGATGCCGAGGCTGAGGGCCGACTTTGAAGTATGTGAGACGTATTCATACATAGATGATCAGCCGCTGCGTTGTCCGATATCCGCATTCGGCGGGAATGCCGATTATGATGTTAGCGTTGCATCTTTGGCTGCTTGGAATGAACAAACGAGTAGCGAGTTTTTTCTACATATGTTTGATGGCGATCATTTTTTTCTGCACAATCAACAAGAAAACATCATGCAGACGGTTTACGATAGCTTTCACAAAGTCCCTGCGAAACCGACCCCAAAGCAAGTCGTTCACACGGGTAACGTAATTTGGCTATAG
- a CDS encoding esterase/lipase family protein translates to MKKFATSIFLAFILVISFVIAPASAAVSNPNLSRVPGTWSPGATPSNLNAKLPVILFVQGLGGNAGSWYDTNDMYQTAYNNGYQTAFIELNDSGGTPKNMWDNGQLLAQKIAVISQYFNKKLVIVAHSKGGVDTQAALVHYNAYPYVTNVITLSSPHHGSELADLAYSSWAGWLADLIGYKNDATYSMQTSYMNYFRSVTDSNPNSSFNKFYTLAGKGWASSPSSSYFAGGLYLSLFGNNDGVVTVDSSYVPKGTMVKIGDWDHNTIRKGSTTFSLFKPFLTATSTAVSAKAGVPSDLVTVASNKPSDAAQENTDGSASNLLVRGGAHNGTASESFLVENDVKSITVDWISHQKADHVELISPTNGQTSVKVKTYQDEQVFKNAWHHIAVVNNPKQGEWTLKTHSVNPGGYLMTVRYDSDLDKAIHLKLNDDKTKIQVERDKASLQEDKLNVQYQVDFTSEGSSANKKQTTKLKNLATIDSDSEANLSDVSSPGVYQVSFVVKGQTAKGVPFERTLIRSIYIDEKGDRY, encoded by the coding sequence ATGAAGAAATTTGCCACTTCCATCTTTCTAGCATTCATACTGGTCATAAGCTTCGTTATCGCGCCCGCCTCTGCTGCCGTTTCTAACCCTAACCTGTCCCGTGTCCCAGGCACATGGTCGCCGGGAGCGACGCCATCCAATTTGAATGCCAAATTGCCTGTCATTTTATTCGTTCAGGGCCTCGGCGGCAATGCGGGATCTTGGTATGACACCAATGACATGTATCAAACAGCTTACAATAACGGCTATCAGACTGCTTTTATCGAACTGAACGATTCGGGCGGAACGCCCAAAAACATGTGGGACAACGGACAGCTGTTAGCTCAGAAAATTGCAGTCATCTCCCAATACTTCAACAAGAAACTTGTGATCGTCGCTCACAGCAAGGGAGGCGTAGATACGCAAGCCGCTCTCGTGCACTACAATGCTTATCCTTACGTTACGAATGTGATCACACTGAGCTCTCCGCATCACGGTTCTGAGTTAGCCGATCTTGCTTATTCAAGCTGGGCGGGGTGGCTAGCCGACCTCATCGGCTACAAGAACGACGCCACTTATTCCATGCAAACCTCCTACATGAACTACTTCCGCTCTGTTACCGATTCGAACCCTAATAGTTCTTTCAATAAGTTCTACACATTGGCTGGAAAAGGCTGGGCCTCATCACCTAGCAGCTCTTATTTTGCCGGTGGACTCTACTTGTCGCTATTCGGGAATAACGACGGTGTGGTTACTGTAGACAGTTCCTATGTACCTAAGGGTACTATGGTCAAGATCGGTGATTGGGACCATAATACGATCCGCAAAGGATCCACTACGTTTTCTTTATTCAAACCATTTTTAACGGCCACAAGTACAGCAGTATCAGCAAAAGCTGGCGTTCCTAGCGACCTCGTCACAGTTGCAAGCAATAAACCTTCTGATGCTGCGCAAGAAAATACAGACGGATCAGCAAGCAATTTACTAGTTCGTGGCGGAGCGCACAATGGAACTGCCAGCGAAAGCTTTCTTGTTGAAAACGACGTAAAAAGCATAACCGTCGACTGGATCTCCCACCAGAAAGCCGATCACGTCGAGCTGATTTCCCCAACAAACGGGCAAACGAGCGTAAAAGTCAAAACTTATCAAGACGAGCAAGTGTTCAAAAACGCTTGGCATCACATTGCTGTCGTGAATAATCCCAAGCAGGGAGAATGGACACTTAAGACACACAGCGTTAATCCAGGCGGCTATCTGATGACCGTCCGATATGATTCAGATTTGGACAAAGCCATTCATTTGAAGCTAAACGATGACAAAACAAAGATTCAGGTCGAGCGCGATAAAGCTTCCTTGCAAGAAGACAAACTTAACGTCCAATATCAAGTTGATTTTACTTCTGAGGGCAGCAGCGCCAACAAAAAACAAACAACAAAGTTAAAAAATCTCGCAACCATCGATTCGGACAGTGAAGCAAATCTATCTGATGTAAGCAGTCCAGGTGTCTACCAAGTATCATTCGTCGTAAAGGGACAAACAGCGAAGGGTGTTCCCTTCGAAAGAACACTTATTCGTTCCATTTACATCGATGAGAAGGGTGACAGATACTAA